CTTCCTTCTTTGAAACACTAAGATTACGTAGAAGATACAAGTAATGAACGAGACAAACCCAACACAACTGCCTGCACAATGGCATGAGTTTCATGTCAATTATCTTGCAAACTCTTCCTGAGATAGAATTACAAGTTTCCAAAATAGAAGATTGTTACCGAAAAAGCCTATAAATGAAAATTAACAGGATAAAGAAATTTCAAGCTTTATTTAAGGAGAACGACTTATTAGAAATAAATACTCGAATccgaatatattattttttcttctgATTGAAGTTTTAATAGAAGTTTAAGGTAATATGGAAGGATGAGGACTTGTACCTATAACAATCTTCGTTGATGTTTGAATTCCTTGATCTCGAACGCATGGTTCGGATTTAGGGTCCTTGCTGCTGTGACCTTTTGGGCATGAGCAGCTGTAGTTGCCTGCTGTGTTGCTGCACGTTCCATGACATGTATACAGATTTGGCGAGCTGCACTCGTCGATATCTAAGGATTGTCAAAGAATCACAAGGGAAAATTGTAAGACCACATACAACAATCGAAAACAGGAGAGTTGGGGGAGAGATGCATGCTGACCTTTGCAGCCATCCTGGAGGTAAGGATTGCCTTGGAAACCTGTGGAGCAATTGCAGATGTAGCCTTGTAAACTTGGGGACTTGAAACATTCACTGTTGGTGCTGCGGCATGCATATGAAGAAGGGTTTCTCCTGGCCTCCTCGCAGGTCTGGTTGCCGGCTACCCAGTCCAGCACGAGTGGGACGCCGTCCTTGTACTTGGCTCCGAAGTTGTGGTTGCGGAGGTCAGACTTGTGGAAGTAGAACCAGTCCTTGTCGGCAATGAAGGCATAGGTGCAGGGGCTGTAGTCCTTGTAGGAAGAAACATTGACGAAATAGGCCAACCTGGTCGTAAAATTGTCCAGCTTGTCCGAGATGGTGGTCTGGCAGCAGCCGGTGCCAGAGCACGATCCGCTTGTGATGTTTGCGCCTTCGAAGCAGAAGGAGGCGCACCCAGTTCCGTATGTAGTGTTGTCCCCGCCTAAGAGGTAACCAACGACGTTGCAGCCCACGGTTGTGAACCTGTTCTTGGTGCTGGATGCCCAAAATGGTTTGTCGCCAAGGTCTAGAGAAGGTCTATGACGAACCACCCGGTCGCCGGTACTGTTGAAACAATCCCAGGCGATGCCATTTAGGATGCTTGCTTGGCCCTGGGGCAAGAATATCTCCTCAACTGTAATGTTCCCCTCGCGGCCGCCCAAGAAAGCTCTGGGAGTCGCAGAGCCGTTACCGACTTCGCAAGTGACCTCGAAGCCTTCCCTGAAACACCCATCGCCGATGCCGAAGGGGTACGGGATGCTAACACCGCCGCATGTATCATTGCAACCTGGTGACAACACGTTCGGCGACGGTGGTGCCGATGCTGCTGCTGCAGTCGTTGCTTGCAGCAGCATCAGCAACGACAGCTGAAACGAGAGCACTGGCAGCATGAACACCATTGCTCGTGGCGTTTTCGTTCAGGCTTCCATTAGATTTATAAGCACATTAATGGGCAAGACAGCATCATAACTCGTTGGAAGCTGAAGCTGTGATTGGTGTAGACCTTACCGAAGACCCATAATGACGACTTGGGAACAAGTCATCACGCATCATGATAAACCCCTATATTGTATTCAATTATGGGAGTTGGAATAAATCTTGATTCAGGAATAAAAGGCAAGCCAAAAGTTTATGTCCATCATCCAAAAGCAGGCACGAGGTTAAAGACGACCTCCATTTCATGCACGTCACTGTCTCCGCTCCACCATGAAAAGTGGGAGCACTAATTCCCATTTTTCTTCTGAGGATTCCGATCACACAATCCTAAGACTGACTTCATTTATTTGGAGCCAACGTGTGAGTCCTCTGTCCTACAACCGATTCCATTGATCTCCTGCAAACTATTAGCCCTTTCCATTGATCTCGTGAAAACAATTAACCTTATCACGGCTCTGATTCTACCAAATTTGATATCAGAATTAGATCGATTCTATAGACAATTTCGATTACGAAACCATTGATTCCGGTTTTCAAATCCCATAACAATCGATTTCAATTCAAATCACTTATTCTAattgatataaaaagaaaaaaaattattctagcatgatttaaacccgttattaaatttaaaatttaaaatgctAACCACTGCACTATGAAACCTATTTGtgttttgattattatttttttggtcGATTCCAATTTGATTTGGAACCGTCGAATCGATTTAATTTTAATTAGATTAGAATAATTGAGCCAACCTATTGTTTTGTTGTATTTGATGTTTTGGTGTTGTATTTAATTTCCCAAGCAAAATAGTAGAGGTAACATATATAGTGATTCTACCAAATTCGACATCTAAATTTGATCGATTATAGACTGTTTCAATTACGAAGCCATAGATTTTGGTTTGAACCCGATAACCCGTAAGTTTCGATTCAAATCACCAATTTCgattgataaaagaaaattattctaGCAAGATTTAAACCCGAGTCAttaaatttgaattttgaaatgctaATCACTGCACTATGGAATCTATTTGtgttttgatatttttgtttttttaggTCGATTCCAATTTTCAAGAACCACAGTCAAATTGTATTACCTTAgttatgatttgattcggaatcaTCCAACTATTCATCAGATTCTATTTCAATTTTGAATCAATATGCTTCTAATTCGATTCGAATAAGGCCGCCCAACCATATTGATACTATCCACATGA
The window above is part of the Musa acuminata AAA Group cultivar baxijiao chromosome BXJ1-1, Cavendish_Baxijiao_AAA, whole genome shotgun sequence genome. Proteins encoded here:
- the LOC103978105 gene encoding putative wall-associated receptor kinase-like 16 codes for the protein MVFMLPVLSFQLSLLMLLQATTAAAASAPPSPNVLSPGCNDTCGGVSIPYPFGIGDGCFREGFEVTCEVGNGSATPRAFLGGREGNITVEEIFLPQGQASILNGIAWDCFNSTGDRVVRHRPSLDLGDKPFWASSTKNRFTTVGCNVVGYLLGGDNTTYGTGCASFCFEGANITSGSCSGTGCCQTTISDKLDNFTTRLAYFVNVSSYKDYSPCTYAFIADKDWFYFHKSDLRNHNFGAKYKDGVPLVLDWVAGNQTCEEARRNPSSYACRSTNSECFKSPSLQGYICNCSTGFQGNPYLQDGCKDIDECSSPNLYTCHGTCSNTAGNYSCSCPKGHSSKDPKSEPCVRDQGIQTSTKIVIGSCVGFVSFITCIFYVILVFQRRKLLREKDKFFQQNGGLRLYEEIRSKQIDTIKIYTKEDLKKATDNFDKSRELGRGGHGTVYKGNLDDGRVVAIKRSKVVTEDQSEEFIREMIILSQINHKNIVKLLGCCLEVEIPMLVYEFIPNGTLFEFIHSNEGKLIPLTTRLRIATESAEALAYLHSSASPPILHGDVKSLNILLDHNYVSKVSDFGASRMMSLDETQFITMVQGTLGYLDPEFLLVRQLTAKSDVYSFGVVLVELITRKKAVYYDGSSQGKALASSFIEAMKYSRLEEILDDQIVGKENMDVIQEIAELAKECLNMKGDERPTMREVAEKLHMLGGFLQVSSTHHAPKECETLFVESSMSSTLDSVGYHSLENKLGFDVKAGR